The Centroberyx gerrardi isolate f3 chromosome 7, fCenGer3.hap1.cur.20231027, whole genome shotgun sequence genome contains a region encoding:
- the alg1 gene encoding chitobiosyldiphosphodolichol beta-mannosyltransferase: MADHYYTCMTFLSVSALTTVLLIVFYLTSANATWSVVSLTVIVVCVSQFLRKLRERDGQTDRRVCVLVLGDIGRSPRMQYHALSLSKHGYNVTFVGFLDTKPHQDVLRDEKIRIVPIAEVKGIRAGPRILTYVTKVILQSVQLLHVLLKMELQSHILMQNPPGLPSIAVAWLVCGLRGSRFVIDWHNYGYTIMALSHGAGHPVVRLAKWYEHLFGPLATHSLCVTNAMKDDLQRNWGIKATTLYDRPPSIFRETPLKLRHDLFMRLAKTFPQFQSSGSEHLEGEAERTVFSDLADDTVTLTPGRPALLLSSTSWTEDEDFSILLKALEEYEGFIKGGASLPSLVCVITGKGPQKEYYKKLIASLHFEHVTICTPWLEAEDYPVLLGSADLGVCLHKSSSGLDLPMKVVDMFGCCLPVCAISFNCLHELVKHEENGLIFRDSEELAEQLKSLLSDFPSAEGRLGVFRRNLRASRGQRWDDNWDQNVLPLISAAQ, translated from the exons atggcggACCACTACTACACTTGCATGACTTTTCTGAGTGTTTCTGCACTAACTACGGTgcttttgattgtgttttatttaacaAGCGCAAACGCAACATGGTCGGTAGTCTCCCTTACTGTTATAGTCGTGTGCGTGTCCCAATTTTTACGAAAATTGCGGGAACGAGACGGGCAAACTGACcggcgagtgtgtgtgcttgtgttggGGGACATTGGTCGCAGTCCTCGGATGCAGTATCATGCGCTGTCTCTTAGTAAACACGGATATAACGTTACTTTTGTTGGGTTTTTAG ACACCAAACCGCATCAGGATGTACTCAGAGATGAGAAGATAAGGATAGTTCCTATTGCAGAAGTGAAAGGCATCCGAG CGGGACCAAGAATCCTTACATATGTGACCAAGGTGATTCTCCAGTCTGTGCAGCTTCTCCATGTGCTGCTGAAGATGGAGTTACAGTCTCATATtctcatgcag AATCCCCCTGGCTTGCCCAGCATTGCGGTGGCTTGGCTCGTGTGCGGACTGCGTGGGTCCAGGTTCGTCATCGACTGGCACAACTACGGCTACACCATCATGGCCCTGTCCCACGGAGCGGGACACCCTGTAGTCCGACTGGCAAAGTG GTACGAACACTTGTTTGGCCCTCTGGCCACTCACAGCCTGTGTGTTACCAACGCTATGAAGGACGACCTGCAGAGGAACTGGGGCATCAA GGCGACCACTCTGTACGACCGCCCGCCCTCCATCTTCAGAGAAACGCCACTGAAGCTCCGGCACGATCTGTTCATGAGACTGGCCAAGACTTTCCCTCAGTTCCAGTCCAGCGG gtcgGAGCATCTGGAAGGCGAGGCGGAGAGGACAGTGTTCTCTGACCTTGCTGATgacacagtgaccttgaccccGGGCCGACCGGCGCTCCTGCTCAGCAGCACCAGCTGGACGG AGGATGAAGATTTCTCCATCCTGCTGAAGGCTCTCGAAG AATACGAAGGCTTCATCAAAGGAGGAGCTTCCTTGCCGTCTTTGGTCTGTGTGATCACAG ggaagGGTCCTCAGAAGGAGTACTATAAGAAACTGATAGCCTCCCTCCATTTTGAGCATGTGACGATCTGCACTCCCTGGCTAGAAGCAGAAGACTACCCCGTCTTACTAG gctcAGCAGACCTGGGTGTCTGTCTCCACAAGTCGTCCAGCGGTCTGGATCTGCCCATGAAGGTGGTGGACATGTTCGGCTGCTGCCTGCCCGTCTGCGCCATCAGCTTCAACTG TTTACATGAACTGGTGAAGCATGAAGAGAACGGGCTGATCTTCAGAGACTCTGAGGAACTGGCTGAGCAGCTTAAG tccCTCTTGTCAGACTTTCCCAGTGCGGAGGGCAGACTGGGCGTGTTCAGGAGGAACCTGcgggccagcagggggcagcgcTGGGACGACAACTGGGACCAGAACGTCCTCCCGTTGATCTCTGCTGCACAGTAG
- the c7h16orf89 gene encoding UPF0764 protein C16orf89 homolog: protein MPRLPLLAVLALAAVSASQEEVIDDILNSLTKGAAFLEEQHENINLDGVVGFLILQAELKEAVRTWPHTDPLSWAQRTATVALVRRLDQSLDKAVAALQQNDPKYYREFEPLLSWRFWLVPQEWSSTDSSLAYSSTRNSECYDEQLSDKCMTLLLGTWKNNGTPCIVTKSCRDTMTRFGCPHYSLSHQLLYFMIGTMKGCSNMLKGDMRASRANMTERSYQKIFCSNMMKSNLEIIKDDFSGQTQDIFIENILLCGLAGFSDFYKADWLQHILRLQDQDAGCFGSDERGISQIIGDELLEQLQPHRRVKRRDKTLRDGCSSHMTGVAVSALGGYLSYYLTEQDITKRPLS from the exons ATGCCGAGGCTTCCCCTGCTCGCGGTCCTCGCCCTTGCCGCGGTCTCCGCGTCGCAAGAAGAGGTCATCGACGACATCCTGAACAGCCTGACCAAGGGCGCCGCGTTCCTGGAGGAGCAGCACGAGAACATCAACCTGGACGGCGTGGTCGGCTTCCTCATCCTGCAGG ctgaactgaaggaggCGGTTCGGACCTGGCCCCACACCGACCCGCTCAGCTGGGCGCAGCGCACCGCCACCGTGGCTCTGGTCCGACGGCTGGACCAAAGCCTGGACAAGGCCGTGGCCGCGCTGCAGCAGAACGACCCCAAGTACTACAGAG AGTTTGAGCCCCTGCTGTCCTGGAGGTTCTGGTTGGTGCCTCAGGAGTGGAGCTCCACAGACTCCAGCCTGGCCTACTCCTCCACCCGAAACTCCGAGTGCTACGACGAGCAGCTCAGCGACAAGTGCATGACGCTGCTGCTGGGCACCTG GAAGAACAACGGGACGCCCTGCATCGTGACCAAGTCCTGTCGGGACACCATGACTCGCTTCGGCTGTCCACACTACTCGCTGTCCCACCAGCTGCTGTACTTCATGATCGGAACCATG AAAGGCTGCTCCAACATGCTGAAGGGCGACATGCGAGCGTCGCGGGCCAACATGACCGAGCGGAGCTACCAGAAGATCTTCTGCTCCAACATGATGAAGAGCAACCTGGAGATCATCAAAGACGACTTCAGCGGACAGACGCAGGACATCTTCATCGAAAACA TACTGCTGTGTGGATTGGCTGGCTTCTCTGACTTCTACaaagctgattggctgcagcACATTCTCAGGCTGCAGGATCAGGACGCGGGATGTTTTGGGAGCGATG AGAGAGGCATCTCCCAGATTATTGGAGACGAGCTGCTGGAACAACTGCAGCCCCACAGGAGAGTGAAGAGGAGGGACAAGACActacgag ATGGCTGTTCCAGTCATATGACAGGTGTGGCTGTTAGTGCGCTGGGAGGATACCTCAGCTACTACCTGACAGAGCAGGACATAACCAAGAGGCCGCTctcctga